The Chitinophaga caeni genome segment TCGTGCAGCATAGCGTCCTGTTAATGTTACAATATGTGAAAGAAGGCCGCATTAGTATCGAGAAAGTCGTTGAAAAGATGAGCCACGCTCCCGCCAAATGTTTCCAGATCCGGGAACGCGGTTTCATACGGGAAGGTTATCATGCAGACTTGGTAATTGTTGACCTACAGGAAGGAACGACCGTAGAAAAATCGAATATTTATTACAAATGCGGATGGAGTCCGTTCGAAGGGCATACATTTCCGGCGAAAGTTACCCACACTTTTGTGAACGGTAATTTAGCATATGAAAACGGGCAATTCCATGATGAAGTGAAAGGGGAAAGGTTGTTATTTGATCGGGATTAAGAATTTACCTTTTATATGGAACGCCTGCGAACCCGCGGGCGTTTTTTTATTAGATAAACCAGGGAGCAACCACCCAAGTTCTTGAACGATTCGACAAACTCCGCCGGCGTATAAACCGGCAATGACGAGATGGATTCTTTATGTAAAGCTTTATCTCGATTTATAAAATAATCATTATTGTCCGGCTAAATTTTCAATAAAAAAATCATCATTCCCCTCAAAAGTTCGAATCAATGTCCACCTGCTCATTTCTTGTACTTTTTTGCATGCCAAAAAAAGTATCAAAAAAGGGCACAAATTGGCCGTCACGGCCACCAATTTGATCGCTCGATCTAGCATATCTACTACTGTATGGCTTCGCTATCAACGGTGCGAAGTTCCACGGTTCTCTTGGGGGCGCTACCACGGATTTTGAATATATCATCCTTCGCCTATATCCTTGACCTGGTAAGGAATTCAAGTAAATTCAAAGCAATATTAGCCGGACAACAATTTAAAATAATCAATTCCATGATGAATAGCAGCATAATATTGCAGTACATCTTCGATATCTTTAATCTTAGCATGCAATGCATGTAGAGTTACTTCATAATTTAAAAGTTTCGCCCAACTTTTATGGATAATCCCGTTAACTGCATCTCTAATACCACAACCTTGAATTATTTGTGTAATTTCAAACAAAACCTACATGCATGGAATTGGATAAAACCACGTATCAAGACCTATCTATATTCAACCGGGAAGAGGAGTTTTCATTATTTCATAAACTTGATTTCGCGACTACGGCGGGAGGCAGGGAGTACTTGCGAACGTTATTCAGTCGCCCGCTAAACAATATACAAGCGATACAGCAGCGGCAAGAGATGTTGCGGTTTATCAACGAGCGGAATACGGCTTGGCCCGCGACGATCTCCAATGGCACCATTGTCGTGATCCAGAACTACCTTGAAGCCGTTATACAGCCAATTTCAGATGCCAGGGGACTTGGCTCCTACGTATCGGCATTCATGATGCGTACTTTCTATGCACCGGATTTTGGTTTTATCAAGTTTTCGTTTAAGCAGTTGGTAGCCTTATTAAAGGGATTTCATGAATTTATTGATATATATTATACACCTGATGCCCCCGTTATATTGAGAACTTTAATGGAACGGGTGCAAAAATTATTACGGCAAGATGAGTTCGATAAGATACTGGCCGTCGATGCCCGTAACGGGCTGAATTTCGTAAATATTTTACAGTTCGATCACTTCGTCAGGAAAAAGCATAAAAATGTTTTATGGGAATTGTTGGAATTATATACCCAACTGGATGCTTATTACAGCATGGCGAAAGCTATTCAACATTTCAACTTGCAGTTCCCCGTCATCGTTGATAGCGCCACCCCGAAGATTGATATCAGGCAATTATACCATATCATTTTACCCCAGCCCGTTTCATATGATATCACCCTTGACCCGGAGCAGCGTTTTTTATTCCTTACCGGGGCTAATATGGCAGGAAAAACAACTTTTATCAAGGCCGTGGGCGTAGCCGTATTTTTAGCACATATCGGGATGGGCGTACCTGCCCGAAGTATGGAAGTAAGTTTCTTTGACGGCATCTTGAGTAACATACAAGTCCAGGATAATATCTTCAAGGGAGAAAGTTACTTTTTCAACGAAGTGCAGCGTATTAAAAATACGGTTATCAAGATAAGTGACGGAAAAAAATGGCTCATCCTGATTGATGAAATGTTTAAAGGCACCAATATGGAAGACGCTAAAAACTGCTCGCTGGCGGTTATCCGCGGGTTGATCAAAAATTCTACATGCCTTTATATACTTTCTACACATTTGTATGAAATCGCGGAAGAATTAAAAGATGAAAAGAAAATTATCTTTAAATATTTTGAATCCGAAGTTCTTAATGATACGATGAGATTTACATATCAATTAAAAGACGGCATCGCCAAGGAAAAACTGGGTTACTTAATATTGAAAAGAGAAAAAGTCCTTGAGCTACTGGATGCGATGAAATAGGTATTCTACAATATAACTTGAAAGGCTACACGAAAATAAGTAATTTTCATCGTAGCCTTTTTCTATTGAACAGAATCCGTTATTTTTACTTTATTAAATGTTAACCCATGTTTGTTAAAACCTTTGGAAGTGCCATCCAAGGCATTGATGCGCTCACTATTACCATTGAAGTCAGCGTAGAGAAACACGGCGTAAAATTTTACCTCGTAGGTTTGCCGGATAATGCCGTTAAAGAAAGCCAGCAAAGAATCGAAACCGCGATCAAGCATATCGGTTTTAAAATGCCGAGGTTCAGGCTTGTAGTCAACATGGCCCCGGCTGATATTAAAAAGGCAGGCGCCGCATATGATTTACCGATAGCCGTAGGTATCATAATTGCCAGCGAACAATCTCCTTGCCAACTGGATCTTAGCAAATTTATGATGATGGGCGAACTATCGCTCGATGGCACGATACAACCCATCAAAGGCGCTTTACCAATGGCTATGCAGGCGAAAGAAGAAGGATTTGAAGGTTTAATCGTGCCTGCACAGAATGCAAGGGAAGCCGCCTTAGTGGAAGGCTTTTCTATCTACGGTGTCACCCATTTACAACAGGTTATAGATTTTCTTGCCAATCCTGCAACGCTGCATGCAATGCCGGCCATCCAATTAGAAGATCATCTATTCCAGGGTGTGACGGATATTAATAATGATTTTAATGAAGTAAAGGGCCAACAACAAATTAAAAGGGCGATGGAAATCGCGGCAGCCGGGGGACATAATATCATTTTGATCGGGCCGCCCGGCGCCGGAAAAACGATGTTAGCGAAGCGCTTTCCCAGTATTTTACCCCCTTTTACTTTATGGGAAGCATTGGAAACGACCAAAATTCATTCCGTGGCCGGGAAATTACAGAAGGAATCAGGATTATTAACCCGGCGCCCGTTCCGTTCTCCCCATCATTCTATCAGCGATGCTGCACTAGTTGGCGGCGGCAGCTTACCACAACCCGGCGAAATATCCTTGGCACATAACGGGGTACTTTTCCTGGATGAATTACCCGAGTTTAAAAGAAGTGTTCTAGAAGTAATGCGGCAACCGATGGAAGAACGGAAAGTAACAATTTCCAGGGCCAAGTCGGCCGTGGATTTCCCAGCTAATTTTATGTTGATCGCTTCGATGAACCCTTGTCCTTGCGGATATTATAATCATCCGCAGAGAAGCTGCTCCTGCCCGCCCGGAGTAGTTGCGAAATATCTCAACAAGATTTCGGGGCCATTACTGGACAGGATTGATCTGCATATAGAAGTAACCCCGGTGAATTTATCGGCCTTGGTGGAGCATGGCGCCGAAGAAGAAAAAAGCGACAACATCCGCAGGCGGGTTGTGAATGCCAGGAATTTACAAGGAAACCGTTATAAAGATACGCCGGGTGTTCATTGCAATGCTCAGGTAAACGGAAGATTGTTAAATGAGCATTGCCGTTTATCTGGATCCAGCACGGTATTGTTAAGGAATGCCATGGAGAAATTACAACTTTCGGCACGGGCATTTGACCGGATTTTGAAAGTGAGCCGTACGATCGCGGACCTGGAACAATCACGGGATATTGAAACGCATCATCTAGCGGAAGCGATCCAGTATAGATCGCTGGATCGGGAAAACTGGGGTCGCGGATTTCGGGATGCGGCACCGTGATCGGTTCACGGATTTTTAGGGATTAAGGGATTGCACGGATTCTTCTTATTTTGCTTTTTGTGTTTTGCTTTTTGTGTTTTAGATTTTTTACTTTTTTAGCTTTTAGCTATTGGTATTTTATCATTGTTGTCCGAGTAAAAATGCTTTAAAGTTACTTGAATTCCTTACCTGTTCAAGGATATAAGCGAAGGATGATACATTCACCCACCGCCAAGAGAACCGTCGAACTTCGCACCGTTGATAGCGAAGGGTAGCTTGGCCATACAGTAGTAGAAAGGCCAGATCGAGCGATCAAATTGGTGGCCGTAATGGCCAATTTGTGCCCTTTTTTCGTGCTTTTTTGGGTAAACAAAAAAGTACAAGAAACGAGCAGATGAACATTGAATCGAACAATTGAGGGATCAAATTGCTCCCCGGTTAAAATTTAGTCGGACAATAATGGTATTTTATCTATTAGTTATTAGCAATCAGTTTTAGATTTTTATTTTTACGAGGTTAGGGCGTGTTCTTCGTGTTTGGCGTATTGCTCGCTGAGTTTGCGTTGGATCTCGGAAGGAACATTGCCGTATTCAGAGAAGTTGGCTTGTATCTTTACCCTTCCTTGGCTTACATTTCTCAGGCTTGCGTATAAATCATCTAATTCTGCTTGGGGTACTTTCGCTTTAATAATTTGAAGGGCATTAACATTATCCATCCCCATGATGATGGCCCTGTGACTTTGTATTTCACCCATTACATCACCCATAGATTCGTTGGGTACGGTGGCTTCCATATCAAATATCGGTTCCAGCAACTGTGGGGCCGCTTCATGGAATGCGTTTCTGAAAGCCATCATTCCAGCAATTTTAAATGATATATCATTGCTGTCAACCGGGTGCATTTTACCGTCATAAACACTAACCCTGATATCCCGAACGTAGGAACCTGTTAATGGACCTTCTTGCATTTTCTCCATAACACCTTTCAGGATAGAGGGCAAAAACCTGGCATCGATGGCCCCACCCACGATACAATTGTTGAAAATCAACTTTCCGCCCCAATTCAAATCTATTTCTTCCGAATCACGCACCGGGTAATCTTTTAAGGCAGGCATACCTTCGTAATAAGGTTCGATCTTCATATATACCTCTGCGAATTGTCCTGCGCCACCGGATTGTTTCTTATGCCGGTAATTAGCCATCGCTTGTTTTTGGATGGTTTCCCGGTATGGAATTTTGGCGGGTACCAATTCAACTTCCATCCCGTAAATATTTGCTAGTCGCCATTTGGTAACGGCTAGGTGTAATTCCCCCTGGGCATGTAAGATTACTTGTTTCAATTCACGGTTATATTCTATTTCCAAGGTGGGGTCTTCCATATGAATTTCGGCTAATACTTCCCCTAGCTTTTCTTCATCAGATTTTTTT includes the following:
- a CDS encoding MutS-related protein, giving the protein MELDKTTYQDLSIFNREEEFSLFHKLDFATTAGGREYLRTLFSRPLNNIQAIQQRQEMLRFINERNTAWPATISNGTIVVIQNYLEAVIQPISDARGLGSYVSAFMMRTFYAPDFGFIKFSFKQLVALLKGFHEFIDIYYTPDAPVILRTLMERVQKLLRQDEFDKILAVDARNGLNFVNILQFDHFVRKKHKNVLWELLELYTQLDAYYSMAKAIQHFNLQFPVIVDSATPKIDIRQLYHIILPQPVSYDITLDPEQRFLFLTGANMAGKTTFIKAVGVAVFLAHIGMGVPARSMEVSFFDGILSNIQVQDNIFKGESYFFNEVQRIKNTVIKISDGKKWLILIDEMFKGTNMEDAKNCSLAVIRGLIKNSTCLYILSTHLYEIAEELKDEKKIIFKYFESEVLNDTMRFTYQLKDGIAKEKLGYLILKREKVLELLDAMK
- a CDS encoding YifB family Mg chelatase-like AAA ATPase; the encoded protein is MFVKTFGSAIQGIDALTITIEVSVEKHGVKFYLVGLPDNAVKESQQRIETAIKHIGFKMPRFRLVVNMAPADIKKAGAAYDLPIAVGIIIASEQSPCQLDLSKFMMMGELSLDGTIQPIKGALPMAMQAKEEGFEGLIVPAQNAREAALVEGFSIYGVTHLQQVIDFLANPATLHAMPAIQLEDHLFQGVTDINNDFNEVKGQQQIKRAMEIAAAGGHNIILIGPPGAGKTMLAKRFPSILPPFTLWEALETTKIHSVAGKLQKESGLLTRRPFRSPHHSISDAALVGGGSLPQPGEISLAHNGVLFLDELPEFKRSVLEVMRQPMEERKVTISRAKSAVDFPANFMLIASMNPCPCGYYNHPQRSCSCPPGVVAKYLNKISGPLLDRIDLHIEVTPVNLSALVEHGAEEEKSDNIRRRVVNARNLQGNRYKDTPGVHCNAQVNGRLLNEHCRLSGSSTVLLRNAMEKLQLSARAFDRILKVSRTIADLEQSRDIETHHLAEAIQYRSLDRENWGRGFRDAAP